The genomic segment AGCCACTGGTGCAGATCGAGAGTATCGATCATAAAAGGCTCAGTCGAGGAAAGCTGTTCAAAGGATGGCATATCGTGCTCCCATAGTGACAGTGCTCTGAGTTCTTCTTCAAGCGCATGCAACAAGGCGTCCAACTGCTCATAAATCATTCGAAGTCTCCTCGTTTGAACTTCTGCATTTTACGACGAGCATGTTTGTCGGGTTTTCGGTGATCGTGTTGGATAGCAATGGCTGCCATTTTTCGCTCTTCGGCAAGACGGGCTCGGCGTTGTTGGCTTGCTTCAGTTTCTTCATACAAAGTGACAGCCACTTTCGCTGGCCCCCGTTGTTCCGCCAATGCTTTGACAACCACCTCAATTTTTTCAGAGCCTCTTGATATCACAAGCCTATCGCCGGGTCGCACTGTCTTTGCCGGTTTGGCACGGACATCGTTCAGCGTTACCTTCCCGCCTTCGATCGCTTGGCGCGCTAAGGCACGCGTTTTAAAAAAACGTGCTGCCCAAAGCCATTTGTCTAGCCGCACGGCTTCTGGAGAAAATGCTTCAGAATGGTAATTTTTCACTGTCAATTGTGACGGTTTGTGTTAAAAACACATTCCTCAATGATATAGTTAGCAATGGTACGGTGAAATGCTTTTTAAACCAACCGCTAATTGATATGGCATGGATGCGGGTGGAGAAACCTCAAATATAATGATGACAGAAAGTTCGCTGACAAACTATTTTCGCCGATTAGAATTGAGTAAGCTCCTATCCATGTTGACGTGGGTTGGGCTGCTGGTGAGCGCGTGGTTGGCGGCACGATTGGTATGGTCAGTGGTGGAGTGGCAGCAGTGGGCGCCTCCTTCGACGCAAGTGGCATTGCCCACGGGAAAAGCGGTGACAGGACTTCCTGAACTGGATGTGGCGACAATGGCCAGAGACCTGTTTGGTGTGGCGGAACGCAGCACTGAAACTACCACTGAAGAAGTGGTGACCGAAGCCCCGGAGACAGCATTACAGTTACGGTTGCGCGGTGTCTTTGCGAGTAAAGATAAGAAAAAGTCCAATGCGGTGATTGAAAACGAACGCGGCGAGCAAGAAGTTTATTTCATCGGTGACGAGATTGCCGGGCACCGCGGTGTGGTGCTCTATGATGTGCATCCGAATCGCGTCATCT from the Gammaproteobacteria bacterium genome contains:
- a CDS encoding YqcC family protein, encoding MIYEQLDALLHALEEELRALSLWEHDMPSFEQLSSTEPFMIDTLDLHQWL
- a CDS encoding RNA-binding protein; protein product: MKNYHSEAFSPEAVRLDKWLWAARFFKTRALARQAIEGGKVTLNDVRAKPAKTVRPGDRLVISRGSEKIEVVVKALAEQRGPAKVAVTLYEETEASQQRRARLAEERKMAAIAIQHDHRKPDKHARRKMQKFKRGDFE
- the gspC gene encoding type II secretion system protein GspC; the protein is MDAGGETSNIMMTESSLTNYFRRLELSKLLSMLTWVGLLVSAWLAARLVWSVVEWQQWAPPSTQVALPTGKAVTGLPELDVATMARDLFGVAERSTETTTEEVVTEAPETALQLRLRGVFASKDKKKSNAVIENERGEQEVYFIGDEIAGHRGVVLYDVHPNRVILKHNGQFETLTMDEQVLDALVAEPGQTSLNGEKPKGAYIDKRNNQMLTRKLQALRQKLNEDPMALAQLIQVTPELKDGQMIGVKVAPGKDAALFARAGLRRNDIITAINGIPLDGPQAAITLRDTILSADELTLQVIRGNQPITLVFSLNENAQKDIPRLR